TCGGAGTATGATCTGCATAATCTGTTTGATTTGCACCGCATGAACTGCTTTCACCATCAAGGGTAAGAATGTGATGCAGTAAAAATACAGAAGAAACATAGAAGAAATAGATAGCAGTTTAGTCTGCACTTTTTGTCCATTCATCTTTAATATGCAGAATAAATAGACACTAGTTCTAtatgtttgaataacactttacatttacaaaaattgtCATGCAAACACAACAAAAAAGAAGGATGTCAAAAACAAAGGCCCAACGggtgatttttttctttttcctacaAATAATATACACACAATTTCATTTCTTTATTCATAAACTAAAAtgttctataatattttttaaaacacctatatatatttacttgaaatattcataatttaacataattttctgtaaaaattattttacatattattttagtatgctataaaatatataaatatactaaattatCTAACTAGAACATAACAGAAAATATGAAACTGAAACTAGaccaaaatttacaaaaacctGAACGAGtactcttttaaaaattttaaaaataaaaattttcaacACGTCTGAATTACTTGAATATTTGTCATAGGGTTTTAAATCGAACTTTcatgggttttttgtttttgatttttgttttttgctttAAACTCAAAGTAAATTGAAACTAATATAATTTGGCCATGTTTTGGGTATTATAAAAAAACTGACATGGGTTTGACATTAATTATTCAAACCTACAAATACTACACATAATTTCACTTGTTCATTCATAAACCACAAAATTcttttaaatatgatttttttggttttatttgtaatttgttttaatatagtattaaatttaagatgattttttatatatatatgtaaaatgatatgttctttatatatatatttatattaaattctgtaatattttcataaagacATAGGGAAAATCACATAAAAAACCTTCAAAGTGGCAACCACTTACACTTTAAACTCTGAGAGTATTCCACAAGCACTTTAAACACTCAAGTTGGCAAAACTAGCATATTAAACCTCCATCTTGGTACTTTTTTCGCGACGTCAATTTCTATAACGGAATAGTTCACCCCGTTAACAGCACAGTTGACTCCGTTTTCGAAATTTAAACCCTCCGTTTTAACTAAAACGCTGTCGTTTTTGATACAGGAAATCGACGTCGTCTTGAGGTGATAATAAAAATCCCAAATCGATTTGGAGGAGATAattagaattagggttctttGTCTTAAAAAGCATAACGAAAGAGATAACGAAGGAGAGAAATAAAGGAAATTCGAAGGAGACAAGAACAGGTACGGTTTTGTTTAATTGATCTGAGATTTTTGAGTTATGGTCGGGTGTGAGAGCATTCTTTTGTTGTATAGATGGCTCACAGTGCAAGCTCTTCAACGATGGTACACAAAATGAGAAGGGGATTTTGTGTAAGTGCAAGAAGCTAACACGGGTTGTACAAGCTTGGACAGATGACAACCCAGGACGAAGATTCTACGGTTGTGAAGGACGAAAGGTTGATCACGGGTATGAATCTTGCAACTTTTTCCAGTGGTATGATGTTGAGAGACCACATGGTTGGCAATATCTAGCATTGTTGGAGGCGAGAGATATAATGCGTGGGCAGAAGGAGGAGATTAAGCAGATGAAGGAGTCTATGAGAGCACTGACTCATGAAAGAGAAAGACAATTGGAGAGTCCTGCATTGGAAGAGTTGAAGGTGAGTCGCGAAGAATGTGAGGCACTTAAGCGTGAAGTATTGGTACTAAGCGAGAGGAGCAGAGTGTTTCGAAATGTGCTAATATCGTCGACTTTCGGATTTGTTGTGGTTCTTGGAGTCATGGTGGCGATGGGGAAGCAGCATTAGAGTTTGGATGAAGCATTGCATTCAATCAAATATGATAATTCGGTAAATTAGTTTAACGAGTTTAATATGCATTTGTTCTGcttgatgaaaaaatatgagagagagaggtgtaACGAGTTCAATAAAAAATCtaagagaagagaagatgagAGATGGGAGAGAGGAGTGCAGGGGAAGATATATAGGAGATAGAGAGAGGtgtaagaccatctccaatgtattttgctattttcacctctaaaatagaggaactctataatagaggtgagatatactccaatgtatttctctataatAGCAATCTCCaattatagagtaaaaaatagaggaatgctatttctttctctataaagagaggaaaatatagagtaCATCACATGTGCAAAGTGTTTT
The nucleotide sequence above comes from Brassica napus cultivar Da-Ae chromosome A9, Da-Ae, whole genome shotgun sequence. Encoded proteins:
- the LOC125578151 gene encoding uncharacterized protein LOC125578151; this encodes MNGEDEVVDKFRKYSDEISEKMTNGSQCKLFNDGTQNEKGILCKCKKLTRVVQAWTDDNPGRRFYGCEGRKVDHGYESCNFFQWYDVERPHGWQYLALLEARDIMRGQKEEIKQMKESMRALTHERERQLESPALEELKVSREECEALKREVLVLSERSRVFRNVLISSTFGFVVVLGVMVAMGKQH